Proteins encoded within one genomic window of Bos indicus x Bos taurus breed Angus x Brahman F1 hybrid chromosome 18, Bos_hybrid_MaternalHap_v2.0, whole genome shotgun sequence:
- the LTBP4 gene encoding latent-transforming growth factor beta-binding protein 4 isoform X4, producing MAGGARLLWVSLLVLLALLRPQPGLGRPRERLRVRFTPAVCGLSCVHGPTGPRCTPTCAPRNTTSVDSGAPGGAAPGGPGFRAFLCPLICHNGGVCVKPDRCLCPPDFAGKFCQLHSSGARPPAPAMPGFTRSVYTMPLANHRDDEHGVASMVSVHVEHPQEASVVVHQVERVSGPWEEADAEAVARAEAAARSEAAAPYTVLAQSAPREDGYSDASGFGYCFRELRGGECASPLPGLRTQEVCCRGAGLAWGVHDCQSCSELLGNTHQGGAPDGPCPTGFERVNGSCEDVDECATRGRCQHGECANTHGGYTCVCPDGFLLDSSRSSCISQHVISEAKGPCFRVLRDGGCSLPILRNITKQICCCSRVGKAWGRGCQLCPPFGSEGFREICPAGPGYHYSASDLRYNTRPLGQEPPRVSLSQPRAPPSTSRPPSGFLPTHRPEPRPEPRPGPELPLPSIPAWTGPGIPESGPSAGECQRNPQVCGRGRCIPRPSGYTCACDSGFRLSPQGTHCIDVDECRRVPTPCAPGRCENTPGSFRCVCGPGFRAGPRGTECLDVDECHRVPPPCDRGRCENTPGSFLCVCPAGYQAAPHGASCQDVDECIQSPGLCGRGVCENLPGSFRCVCPAGFRGSACEEDVDECAQEPPPCGPGRCDNTVGSFHCACPAGFRSRGPGAPCQDVDECARSPPPCAYGRCENTEGGFQCVCPTGFQPNAAGSECEDVDECENHLACPGQECVNSPGSFQCRACPAGHHLHHGRCTDVDECSSGASCGPHGHCTNTEGSFHCSCEPGYRAPVGRPGPCADVNECLEGDFCFPHGECLNTDGSFACTCAPGYRPGPRGASCLDVDECSEEDLCQSGICTNTDGSFECICPPGHRAGPDLASCLDIDECRERGPALCGSQRCENSPGSYRCVRDCDPGYHAGPEGTCDDIDECQEYGPAICGAQRCENTPGSYRCTPACDPGYQPTPGGGCQDVDECRNRSFCGAHAVCQNLPGSFQCLCDQGYEGARDGRHCVDVNECETLQGVCGAALCENVEGSFLCVCPNSPEEFDPMTGRCVPPRTSAGTFPGAQPHAPASPSLPARPPPPPPPRRPSPPRQGPVSSGRRECYFDTAAPDACDNILARNVTWQECCCTVGEGWGSGCRIQQCPSTETAEYQSLCPHGRGYLAPSGDLSLRRDVDECQLFRDQVCKSGVCVNTAPGYSCYCSNGYYYHAQRLECIDNDECADEEPACEGGRCVNTIGSYHCTCEPPLVLDGSRRRCVSNESQSLDDNLGVCWQEVGADLVCSRPRLDRQATYTECCCLYGEAWGMDCALCPAQDSDDFEALCNVLRPPAYGPPRPGGFGLPYEYGPDLGPPYQGLPYGPELYPPPVLPYDPYPPPPGPFARREAPYGTPPFDMPDFEDDGGPYGESEAPAPSGPGTRWRYRSRDTRGSFPEPEESPEGGSYAGAQAGRYEGLEAEECGILDGCAHGRCVRVPEGFTCDCFDGYRLDMTRMSCVDINECDEAEAAAPLCVNARCVNTDGSFRCICRPGFAPSHEPHHCTPARPRA from the exons ATGGCGGGCGGCGCGCGGCTGCTCTGGGTGTCGCTATTGGTGCTGCTGGCGCTGCTCCGGCCGCAGCCCGGGCTAGGTCGACCCCGAGAGCGCCTCCGCGTGCGCTTCACCCCGGCCGTGTGCGGCCTGAGCTGCGTCCATGGGCCCACCGGCCCCCGCTGCACCCCGACCTGCGCGCCCCGCAACACCACCAGCGTGGACAGCGGCGCGCCCGGCGGGGCGGCCCCGGGGGGACCCGGCTTCCGCGCCT TCCTGTGTCCCTTGATCTGTCACAATGGAGGAGTGTGCGTGAAGCCTGATCGCTGCCTCTGTCCCCCGGACTTCGCTGGCAAGTTCTGCCAGTTGCATTCATCGGGCGcccggcccccggccccggcCATGCCAGGCTTCACCCGCTCTGTGTACACCATGCCGCTGGCCAACCACCGCGATGATGAACATG GTGTGGCGTCTATGGTGAGCGTCCACGTGGAGCACCCGCAGGAGGCGTCGGTAGTGGTGCACCAGGTGGAGCGTGTGTCCGGCCCTTGGGAGGAGGCGGATGCCGAGGCAGTGGCGCGGGCAGAGGCGGCGGCACGGTCGGAGGCGGCAGCGCCCTACACAGTGCTGGCACAGAGCGCGCCGCGCGAGGACGGCTACTCGGACGCCTCGGGCTTCGGTTACTGCTTTCGGGAGCTGCGCGGAGGCGAA TGTGCGTCCCCGCTGCCCGGGCTCCGGACGCAGGAGGTGTGCTGCCGAGGGGCTGGCTTGGCCTGGGGCGTTCACGACTGTCAGTCGTGCTCGGAGCTCCTGG GTAACACCCACCAGGGGGGCGCCCCAGATGGGCCGTGTCCAACTGGCTTTGAAAGGGTTAATGGGTCCTGCGAAG ATGTGGATGAGTGCGCGACTCGAGGGCGCTGCCAGCACGGAGAGTGTGCAAACACGCATGGCGGGTACACTTGCGTTTGCCCCGACGGCTTTCTGCTCGACTCGTCCCGCAGCAGCTGCATCT CCCAACACGTGATCTCAGAGGCCAAGGGGCCGTGCTTCCGCGTGCTTCGAGATGGCGGCTGCTCACTGCCCATTCTACGCAACATCACCAAACAGATCTGCTGCTGCAGCCGTGTGGGCAAAGCCTGGGGCCGGGGTTGCCAGCTTTGCCCACCCTTCGGTTCAG AGGGTTTTCGGGAGATCTGCCCAGCCGGCCCTGGCTACCATTACTCGGCCTCCGACCTCCGCTACAACACCAGACCCCTAGGCCAGGAACCACCCCGAGTGTCCCTCAGCCAGCCCCGTGCCCCACCTTCCACCTCTCGACCACCCTCAG GCTTTCTGCCCACTCATCGCCCAGAACCTCGGCCTGAGCCCCGGCCAGGCCCTGAGCTTCCCCTGCCTAGCATCCCTGCCTGGACTGGTCCTGGGATCCCTGAATCAG GTCCCTCTGCAGGCGAGTGTCAACGCAATCCCCAGGTCTGCGGCCGTGGACGGTGCATCCCTCGGCCCAGTGGCTACACCTGCGCTTGCGACTCCGGTTTCCGGCTCAGTCCGCAGGGCACACACTGCATCG ACGTGGACGAATGTCGCCGCGTTCCCACTCCTTGTGCTCCCGGACGCTGCGAAAACACGCCAGGCAGCTTCCGTTGCGTGTGCGGGCCGGGCTTCCGAGCCGGCCCGCGGGGTACGGAGTGTCTGG ACGTGGACGAGTGCCACCGCGTGCCGCCACCTTGTGACCGTGGGCGCTGCGAGAACACGCCAGGCAGCTTCCTGTGCGTGTGCCCCGCGGGGTACCAGGCTGCACCCCACGGAGCCAGCTGCCAGG ATGTAGATGAATGTATCCAGAGCCCAGGCCTGTGTGGCCGAGGGGTCTGTGAGAACCTGCCTGGCTCTTTCCGCTGTGTGTGCCCGGCTGGCTTCCGGGGCTCTGCGTGTGAAGAAGACGTGGATGAATGCGCCCAGGAGCCACCACCCTGTGGGCCTGGCCGCTGTGACAACACAGTGGGCTCCTTTCACTGTGCCTGCCCTGCTGGCTTCCGCTCCCGAGGGCCTGGGGCGCCCTGCCAAG ATGTGGATGAGTGTGCCCGTAGCCCCCCGCCCTGCGCCTATGGCCGGTGTGAGAACACGGAAGGTGGCTTCCAGTGCGTCTGCCCCACAGGCTTCCAGCCCAATGCTGCCGGCTCCGAGTGCGAGG ATGTAGACGAGTGTGAGAACCACCTGGCATGTCCTGGGCAGGAGTGTGTGAACTCACCTGGATCCTTCCAGTGCAGGGCCTGTCCTGCTGGTCACCACCTGCACCATGGCCGATGTACTG ATGTGGACGAATGCAGTTCGGGCGCCTCCTGCGGCCCCCATGGCCATTGCACTAACACCGAAGGCTCCTTCCACTGCAGCTGCGAGCCAGGCTACCGGGCGCCAGTTGGTCGGCCCGGGCCCTGCGCAG ACGTGAACGAGTGCCTGGAGGGCGACTTTTGCTTCCCCCACGGCGAATGCCTCAACACCGACGGCTCCTTCGCCTGTACTTGTGCCCCCGGCTACCGGCCCGGACCCCGCGGAGCCTCTTGCCTCG ACGTGGACGAATGCAGCGAGGAGGACCTCTGCCAGAGCGGCATCTGTACCAACACCGACGGCTCTTTCGAGTGCATCTGTCCTCCGGGACACCGCGCCGGCCCAGACCTCGCCTCCTGTCTCG ACATTGACGAATGTCGGGAGCGGGGCCCTGCCTTGTGCGGGTCCCAGCGTTGTGAAAATTCCCCGGGCTCCTACCGCTGTGTCCGAGACTGCGACCCCGGCTACCACGCAGGCCCCGAGGGCACCTGTGACG ACATAGATGAGTGCCAGGAATACGGCCCAGCGATTTGTGGAGCCCAGCGCTGTGAGAATACCCCTGGCTCCTACCGCTGCACGCCAGCCTGTGACCCTGGCTACCAGCCCACGCCAGGGGGCGGATGCCAGG ATGTGGACGAATGCCGGAACCGGTCCTTCTGTGGGGCCCACGCCGTGTGCCAGAACCTGCCTGGCTCCTTCCAGTGCCTCTGTGACCAGGGCTACGAGGGGGCGCGGGACGGGCGTCACTGCGTGG ATGTGAATGAATGTGAGACACTACAGGGCGTGTGTGGAGCTGCCCTGTGTGAGAATGTGGAAGGCTCCTTCCTCTGTGTCTGCCCCAACAGCCCTGAGGAGTTTGACCCTATGACCGGGCGCTGTGTTCCCCCTCGGACCTCTGCTG GTACATTCCCAGGCGCACAGCCCCACGCACCTGCCAGCCCCAGTCTGCCAGCcagacccccgcccccacccccgccccgccggcCCAGCCCACCCAGGCAGGGCCCTGTGAGCAGCGGGCGCCGAGAGTGCTACTTTGACACCGCGGCTCCGGATGCCTGTGACAACATCCTGGCCCGGAACGTGACGTGGCAGGAGTGCTGCTGCACTGTGGGTGAGGGCTGGGGCAGCGGCTGCCGCATCCAGCAGTGCCCGAGCACCGAGACAG CTGAGTACCAGTCATTGTGCCCCCATGGCCGGGGCTACCTGGCGCCCAGCGGAGATCTGAGTCTCAGGAGAG ACGTGGACGAGTGCCAGCTCTTCCGAGATCAGGTGTGCAAGAGCGGCGTGTGCGTGAACACAGCCCCAGGCTACTCGTGTTACTGCAGCAACGGCTACTACTATCACGCCCAGCGACTGGAGTGCATTG ATAATGACGAGTGCGCGGACGAGGAGCCAGCTTGTGAGGGAGGCCGCTGCGTCAACACTATCGGCTCTTATCACTGCACGTGCGAGCCCCCACTTGTGCTGGACGGCTCGCGGCGCCGCTGCGTCTCTAACGAGAGCCAGAGCCTTG ATGACAATCTGGGAGTGTGCTGGCAGGAAGTGGGGGCTGACCTCGTGTGCAGTCGCCCTCGGCTGGATCGCCAGGCCACCTACACAGAATGCTGCTGCCTCTATGGCGAGGCCTGGGGCATGGACTGTGCCCTCTGCCCCGCACAGGACTCAG ATGACTTTGAAGCCCTGTGCAACGTGCTGCGCCCCCCTGCATATGGACCCCCACGGCCAGGTGGCTTTGGACTCCCCTACGAGTATGGCCCAGACCTAGGTCCACCTTACCAGGGCCTTCCCTATGGGCCTGAGTTGTACCCACCACCCGTCCTACCGTATGACCCCTACCCACCGCCACCTGGGCCCTTCGCCCGACGGGAGGCCCCCTACGGGACGCCACCCTTCGACATGCCGGACTTTGAGGACGATGGTGGCCCCTACGGTGAATCTGAGGCTCCTGCTCCATCCGGCCCGGGCACCCGCTGGCGCTACCGGTCCCGTGACACCCGTGGCTCCTTCCCAGAGCCTGAGGAGTCACCTGAAGGTGGAAGCTATGCTG GCGCCCAGGCTGGGCGCTACGAGGGACTGGAGGCGGAGGAGTGTGGGATCCTGGATGGCTGCGCCCACGGCCGCTGCGTGCGCGTCCCCGAGGGCTTCACCTGCGACTGCTTCGACGGCTACCGCCTGGACATGACTCGCATGTCCTGCGTTG ACATCAACGAGTGTGACGAGGCCGAGGCGGCCGCCCCGCTCTGTGTCAACGCGCGCTGCGTCAACACTGATGGCTCGTTCCGCTGTATCTGCCGCCCAGGATTCGCACCCTCACACGAGCCGCATCACTGCACGCCCGCCAGACCCCGGGCCTGA